The Sphingomonas alpina genome has a segment encoding these proteins:
- a CDS encoding 1,2-dihydroxy-3-keto-5-methylthiopentene dioxygenase: MSRLQIFHESDGTAALIDTSDLATIAATLETIGVRFERWPTRDGVTTDTILQVYAPEIEALKAEAGYQSVDVVALAPDHPDRAVLRGKFLAEHTHDEDEVRFFVEGEGLFTLHEGSRVFNMLCTKGDLISVPAGMRHWFDMGPAPRFTAIRLFVNPDGWIARFTGSDIAGRFPRHEPVTA, from the coding sequence ATGAGCCGGTTGCAGATCTTCCACGAAAGCGACGGCACCGCCGCGCTGATCGATACCAGCGACCTGGCGACGATCGCTGCAACGCTGGAAACGATCGGCGTGCGCTTCGAACGCTGGCCGACGCGTGACGGAGTGACCACAGATACCATCCTGCAGGTCTATGCGCCCGAAATCGAAGCGCTGAAGGCGGAAGCCGGATATCAGTCGGTCGACGTGGTGGCGCTGGCGCCCGACCATCCCGATCGCGCGGTGCTGCGCGGCAAGTTCCTGGCCGAACATACCCATGACGAGGATGAGGTGCGCTTCTTCGTCGAGGGCGAAGGGCTGTTCACGCTGCATGAGGGCAGCCGGGTGTTCAACATGCTGTGCACCAAAGGCGACCTGATCTCGGTGCCCGCCGGAATGCGTCACTGGTTCGACATGGGGCCGGCGCCCCGCTTCACCGCGATCCGGCTGTTCGTGAATCCCGATGGCTGGATCGCACGCTTCACCGGCAGCGACATCGCCGGGCGGTTTCCGCGCCATGAGCCCGTCACCGCCTGA
- a CDS encoding methylthioribulose 1-phosphate dehydratase, protein MAASSFAEARSGIVAVGRWLDGKGWAPATSGNYSVRLDDGSFAVTVSGRHKGRLTEDDVMRVDVSGASLDGKKPSAETALHLALYRDFPDVGAVLHSHSSNAVGLTRAFPDLTGWTLQGHEMLKALPGNTTHETRVILPIVDNSQDMAVIDAKMSSLLVKPGSAPAYLIRAHGLYGWGKDLAEAERVIEAVEWMIAAELAEIGFRNGSAA, encoded by the coding sequence ATGGCCGCCAGCAGCTTTGCCGAGGCCCGCAGCGGCATCGTCGCGGTCGGGCGATGGCTGGACGGCAAGGGCTGGGCACCGGCGACATCGGGCAATTATTCGGTCCGGCTCGACGATGGCAGCTTCGCGGTCACGGTATCGGGACGGCACAAGGGCCGACTCACCGAGGATGATGTAATGCGCGTCGATGTCTCGGGCGCATCGCTCGATGGCAAGAAGCCGTCGGCCGAAACCGCGTTGCATCTCGCTTTGTATCGCGATTTTCCCGATGTCGGCGCGGTCCTGCACAGCCATTCATCCAACGCGGTCGGCCTGACCCGGGCCTTTCCCGACCTGACCGGCTGGACCTTGCAGGGCCATGAAATGCTCAAGGCCTTGCCGGGCAATACGACGCACGAAACGCGCGTCATCCTGCCGATTGTCGACAACAGCCAGGACATGGCGGTGATCGACGCAAAGATGTCATCCTTGCTCGTTAAACCCGGCAGCGCACCGGCCTATCTGATCCGTGCCCATGGCCTTTACGGCTGGGGCAAGGATCTGGCCGAGGCCGAGCGCGTGATCGAGGCGGTCGAATGGATGATCGCGGCGGAACTGGCCGAGATCGGGTTCAGGAACGGGAGTGCAGCATGA
- a CDS encoding RNA polymerase sigma factor — MAEPQPSGLVQVFMESRERLLRFLAARGAGEAAEDLLQELWERVSAAPTQPVATPLGYLYRAAENLMRDRYRADSSRSRREQDYVDATDAVTADPGIERVLLARERLRAVEAALSALGPRTERVFRLYRLDGVGQAMIARDLGVSLSTVEKDLQRAYRALGALRESDDAE, encoded by the coding sequence ATGGCGGAACCTCAACCGAGCGGCCTGGTCCAGGTCTTTATGGAAAGCCGCGAGCGGTTGCTGCGGTTCCTGGCTGCGCGCGGTGCCGGCGAGGCGGCGGAAGATCTGCTGCAGGAATTATGGGAGCGGGTATCCGCCGCCCCGACCCAGCCGGTCGCGACACCTTTGGGCTATCTCTATCGTGCCGCGGAAAATCTGATGCGCGACCGGTATCGCGCCGATAGCAGCCGGTCGCGGCGCGAACAGGATTATGTCGACGCGACCGACGCCGTTACCGCGGACCCCGGTATCGAGCGCGTCCTTCTGGCGCGGGAACGGCTGCGCGCGGTGGAAGCGGCGCTTTCCGCGCTCGGGCCGCGCACGGAGCGGGTGTTTCGCCTGTACCGTCTGGACGGTGTGGGCCAGGCGATGATCGCACGCGATCTCGGAGTCAGCCTCAGTACCGTGGAGAAGGATCTGCAGCGGGCGTATCGCGCGCTCGGCGCGCTTCGGGAGAGCGACGATGCGGAATAG
- a CDS encoding FecR family protein produces the protein MNPPFSGSIRDQAQLWAIRLGDDAFDDWDGFTAWLEENPVHSAAYDMAVAHDAAIVETLRAAPRPIMPVVQPVPSRVSRRAWVGGAMAAAVAGLVGFATLRDTASPYVVETGPGVHRTVTLADGSSIMLNGGTRLVLDHTAPRRATLERGEALFTVRHDDRDPFELKVGGTKLVDVGTVFNVVRDASATRLSVSEGAVVYAPDTDAVRLDAGQALIAADGARPIRTQVETTSVGAWRSGQLVYSNALLTTVAADLSRNLGKPVDTIADVGGVRFTGIINLDTKAADPIAPIAPLLGVRAQRNALGWTLTRPDRAPR, from the coding sequence ATGAACCCGCCTTTCTCCGGCTCGATTCGCGATCAGGCGCAGCTATGGGCAATTCGCCTGGGCGATGACGCGTTCGACGATTGGGATGGTTTCACCGCATGGCTGGAAGAGAATCCCGTCCATAGCGCCGCCTACGATATGGCGGTCGCGCACGACGCAGCGATCGTCGAGACATTACGAGCGGCGCCGCGCCCGATCATGCCAGTGGTGCAGCCGGTTCCGTCACGCGTGTCGCGGCGGGCCTGGGTGGGTGGCGCAATGGCCGCGGCCGTCGCTGGGCTGGTCGGTTTTGCGACCCTGCGCGACACGGCTTCGCCCTATGTCGTGGAAACCGGTCCCGGCGTGCACCGTACAGTTACTCTCGCCGATGGCAGCAGCATCATGCTGAATGGCGGAACGCGATTGGTGCTCGACCATACCGCGCCGCGCCGCGCGACGCTGGAACGTGGCGAGGCTCTGTTCACCGTGCGTCATGACGACCGCGACCCGTTCGAACTCAAGGTCGGCGGTACGAAGCTGGTCGATGTCGGAACAGTCTTCAATGTCGTGCGCGACGCCAGTGCGACACGGCTTTCGGTCAGCGAGGGCGCCGTGGTTTACGCGCCCGATACGGATGCTGTCAGACTCGATGCGGGACAAGCGCTGATCGCTGCTGATGGCGCTCGGCCGATCAGGACGCAGGTCGAGACGACCAGCGTGGGCGCATGGCGCAGCGGACAGTTGGTCTATAGCAATGCGCTGCTCACGACGGTTGCCGCGGACCTGTCGCGCAACCTTGGCAAGCCGGTCGACACGATCGCCGATGTCGGAGGGGTGCGTTTCACCGGAATTATCAACCTCGACACCAAGGCGGCCGATCCGATCGCGCCGATCGCGCCATTGCTTGGCGTCCGGGCCCAGCGTAATGCGCTGGGCTGGACTCTGACCCGGCCGGACCGTGCACCCCGCTAG
- a CDS encoding TonB-dependent receptor, with protein MIAATSAEAGERHNVNISAIQLDQAIILLGRQTGASIGLRDRRIATLKVRAVNGKVDAAQALAKMLRDSGAMARQVAPGVFIIEAAARPALRPKLQSRPAPLPEPPEATQDIIVTAAKYDRRLRDLPGMAAVIQGRSLSFAESALGSDAIEGRVASVASTHLGAGRNKLFIRGVADSSFTGPTQSTVGQYWGDTRINYSAPDPSLRLYDVRSVEVLEGPQGTLYGAGSLGGIIRIVPEAPNMELASARAWSGLSVTQDGKPGGDIGGIINLPVKGDTLALRGLAYGGIDGGYIDDRQRGLKDVNRVETIGGRATLRFSPSQDWTIDLSGNYQRIAGDDAQYADRHDLTRSSALAQPYRNEYLLGELVIAKDLGVARLVSSTGIVDQYVAERFDATPPGELARAYDQISRIRMVSSETRLSHSGANGDGWVIGVSALSTITRQDRTFDQQFVAMGGVGEVAIIDRLPTFPVASPAGLVTVPFLTSGVVGVRNRVDEATLYGEATVAPLPWLSLTGGGRLTHSRLSGRALDRPEDLAFRLDQEAQGQRTETRFLPSIAVSLRPADRVTAFLRYQQGYRPGGLSVGTNIVQYYKGDEVETAEVGLRYIGVGRFDISLTFAHTRWRDIQADLIDESGFPITANIGDGRITSAGISAHWQPLPRLDLQAALYLNSSEVTTPTAALVAAYAADRTESAQPHAAKRAGPSLPNVADASGLFRARYSAPVGRVGYFTFDAYARYVGQSRLGIGPVLGRPQGDTLDTGIEFRIGGERRGLTLSLTNLLNEEGNRFALGSPFLMNGSNQITPLRPRSIRIGFDASF; from the coding sequence ATGATCGCCGCGACCTCGGCAGAGGCGGGGGAGCGGCATAACGTCAATATTTCCGCCATCCAGCTCGACCAGGCGATCATCCTGCTCGGCCGCCAGACCGGCGCAAGCATCGGCTTGCGTGATCGGCGCATCGCGACGCTCAAGGTACGTGCGGTCAATGGAAAGGTCGATGCTGCGCAGGCGCTCGCGAAGATGTTGCGCGATTCGGGTGCGATGGCGCGACAGGTCGCGCCGGGCGTGTTCATCATCGAAGCGGCGGCAAGGCCGGCCCTGCGGCCAAAGCTTCAATCCCGGCCGGCACCACTGCCGGAACCGCCTGAGGCGACCCAGGATATTATCGTCACGGCTGCCAAATACGACCGGCGACTGCGCGACCTGCCTGGCATGGCGGCGGTGATCCAGGGCCGCAGTCTGTCGTTCGCCGAAAGCGCCCTGGGGTCGGATGCGATCGAGGGGCGCGTTGCGAGCGTCGCATCGACCCATCTCGGTGCCGGTCGCAACAAGCTGTTCATTCGCGGTGTGGCGGATTCGAGCTTCACCGGCCCGACCCAGTCGACCGTCGGTCAATATTGGGGCGATACGCGGATCAACTACAGCGCGCCCGACCCGAGTCTCAGGCTCTATGACGTTCGCTCGGTCGAGGTGCTGGAAGGGCCGCAGGGAACGCTCTACGGCGCAGGGTCGCTCGGCGGAATCATTCGTATCGTCCCCGAGGCCCCGAACATGGAACTGGCCTCCGCACGAGCATGGAGCGGCCTTTCCGTCACCCAGGACGGCAAGCCTGGCGGTGATATCGGCGGGATCATCAACCTGCCGGTCAAGGGCGATACGCTGGCCCTTCGAGGGCTTGCCTATGGCGGCATCGACGGAGGCTATATCGACGATCGCCAGCGTGGGCTGAAGGATGTCAACCGGGTCGAGACGATCGGCGGACGCGCTACCCTGCGCTTCTCGCCCAGCCAGGATTGGACGATCGACCTGTCGGGCAATTATCAGCGCATTGCCGGCGATGACGCGCAATATGCCGATCGTCACGACCTCACTCGATCGAGCGCGCTCGCCCAGCCCTATCGCAATGAATATCTGCTCGGCGAACTGGTGATCGCCAAGGATCTGGGGGTGGCACGCCTGGTATCGTCGACTGGAATCGTCGACCAATATGTCGCAGAACGCTTCGATGCGACCCCGCCAGGCGAGCTGGCCAGGGCCTATGATCAGATCAGCCGGATCAGAATGGTCAGTTCCGAAACCCGCCTGTCGCACAGCGGCGCCAACGGCGATGGTTGGGTGATCGGTGTGAGCGCGCTCAGTACCATCACGCGCCAGGACAGGACCTTCGACCAGCAATTCGTGGCCATGGGCGGAGTGGGCGAGGTGGCGATTATCGACCGTCTGCCGACCTTTCCAGTGGCGAGTCCTGCCGGCCTGGTTACCGTACCGTTTCTCACATCGGGCGTGGTCGGGGTGCGCAATCGCGTCGATGAGGCGACGCTGTACGGCGAGGCGACGGTAGCACCCCTGCCGTGGCTGTCATTGACCGGCGGCGGCCGCCTGACTCATTCGCGGCTATCGGGGCGCGCGCTCGACCGGCCCGAAGACCTGGCGTTCCGCCTCGACCAGGAAGCGCAGGGGCAGCGCACCGAAACGCGCTTCCTGCCCTCGATAGCGGTCTCGTTGCGTCCGGCGGACCGGGTCACCGCCTTTCTGCGGTATCAGCAAGGTTACCGTCCAGGCGGCCTGTCGGTGGGCACCAACATCGTGCAATATTACAAGGGCGATGAAGTCGAGACTGCCGAGGTCGGGCTGCGCTATATCGGTGTCGGCCGCTTTGATATCTCGCTCACCTTTGCCCACACGCGGTGGCGCGATATCCAGGCCGATCTGATCGATGAGTCGGGGTTTCCCATCACCGCCAATATCGGTGATGGCCGGATCACATCGGCCGGGATCAGCGCGCACTGGCAACCATTGCCGCGTCTCGATCTGCAGGCCGCGCTTTATCTCAACAGCTCGGAAGTCACGACGCCGACTGCGGCGCTGGTTGCGGCTTATGCCGCCGATCGCACCGAGTCGGCCCAGCCTCATGCCGCCAAACGCGCCGGGCCGTCGCTACCCAATGTCGCCGATGCGAGTGGCCTGTTCCGGGCACGCTACTCGGCGCCAGTCGGGCGCGTCGGCTATTTTACGTTTGATGCCTATGCCCGCTATGTCGGGCAGTCGCGGCTTGGCATCGGGCCGGTGCTGGGCCGTCCGCAAGGCGATACGCTGGACACGGGAATCGAGTTCAGGATCGGCGGTGAACGGCGTGGGCTGACCTTGTCGCTGACCAACCTGCTCAACGAGGAGGGCAATCGCTTCGCCCTTGGCAGCCCGTTCCTGATGAATGGGTCGAACCAGATCACGCCGCTCCGCCCGCGCAGCATTCGGATCGGGTTCGACGCCAGCTTTTAG
- a CDS encoding beta strand repeat-containing protein, giving the protein MRHLLTTTCLTPILFVALPAVAQTTITTKVTTPVLTATAANGQPSDVTITSTGSVEPTGGNAVTLNSANNIKNEGKILISNASNANGIFVAAGGSGTITNSGSIVIDETYTPTDTDNDGDLDGPFAQGTNRFGIRTADGAGFTGSIVNTGTITVEGNDSGGIRLGGPLTGSVTSSGTITVTGDRAVGVRTDAVSGNVALSGTISVQGKDAIGVAADGDIGGRFSVQGNVTSTGYRTLTGDQTKLDADDLLQGGPAVRVSGNVGGGILFDAPPPDLVSSDPDEDKDGIPDAQEGTAKITSNGSAPAVLIGSATRDLTIGAVAGDTGSHSVVNKGTITGNGIYNGVDATGMSIGGQGHAVNLGNGISNSGTIQATGKANATALKIGAGTTMLETVNSGTIAATGGGDSAYQARAVSVEAGASMPTLRNSGTISATTAALGTATAIYDASGTLKLIENSGVIGATGSTDVNRNIAIDLRSVTSGATIKQLVAATGKTAPSITGVILLGSGNDLFDLADGSYGGNVDFGAGDNKFALSGDAAQAGAIRFGSGADTLSLAGTARTNGDAFFGTGTNTMSLADSSSHTGRIQFEDGADTLTLSGTSKIIGDVDLGFGADTLTLGAGTAIRGNLFRASGAAANISGLLDLANTGTVALSSLNVTATGMIGVNISTALGSSTTYDVSGNATFAAGSKVLVRLDSVTRAPGVYTIVRAGSITGGSNLVASDMLLPFLFTGNLTTDPSNTSIKLTIGRKSATQLGVTSGSAGALDAVFAVIDKDAKISSTILAIGDGETFRQRYSSFLPDYAGGVFESVTQASRATARFLQDPNPNIADMGQWGFWLQQVAWGTSKNLGKSSAYDVTGYGINGGWSSIWERRGVSAPAWPI; this is encoded by the coding sequence ATGCGTCATTTGCTTACCACCACCTGCCTCACGCCGATCCTGTTCGTCGCGCTGCCCGCCGTCGCCCAAACCACGATCACCACCAAAGTGACGACGCCGGTATTGACCGCCACCGCAGCGAATGGCCAGCCTTCGGATGTCACCATCACCTCGACCGGTTCGGTCGAGCCAACCGGTGGCAACGCGGTGACGCTCAACAGCGCGAACAATATCAAGAATGAGGGCAAGATCCTCATCAGCAACGCCAGCAATGCGAACGGCATCTTCGTTGCGGCAGGCGGCTCGGGCACGATCACCAACAGCGGGTCGATCGTGATCGACGAAACCTATACCCCGACCGACACCGACAATGACGGTGATCTCGACGGGCCGTTCGCGCAAGGCACCAACCGCTTCGGTATTCGTACTGCCGATGGCGCGGGATTCACCGGCAGCATCGTCAACACCGGCACGATCACCGTCGAAGGCAATGATTCGGGCGGCATCCGGCTCGGCGGCCCGCTGACCGGATCGGTAACCAGTAGTGGCACGATCACCGTCACGGGCGATCGCGCGGTCGGTGTCCGCACGGATGCGGTGTCGGGCAATGTGGCACTGAGCGGCACGATCAGCGTGCAGGGCAAGGATGCGATCGGCGTTGCCGCAGATGGTGATATTGGTGGCCGATTCTCCGTCCAGGGCAATGTCACCTCGACCGGGTATCGTACCCTCACCGGCGATCAGACCAAGCTCGATGCCGATGATCTGCTGCAGGGCGGGCCGGCGGTCCGGGTTTCGGGCAATGTCGGCGGTGGCATCCTGTTCGACGCGCCACCGCCGGACCTGGTCAGCAGCGATCCCGATGAAGACAAGGACGGCATTCCCGACGCGCAGGAAGGCACTGCGAAGATCACCTCCAATGGATCGGCGCCAGCGGTCCTGATCGGTTCCGCGACGCGCGACCTGACGATCGGCGCGGTGGCCGGCGATACCGGCAGCCATTCGGTCGTGAACAAGGGGACCATTACCGGCAACGGCATTTACAACGGGGTCGATGCAACCGGCATGTCGATCGGTGGCCAGGGCCATGCGGTCAATCTGGGCAACGGCATTTCGAACTCGGGCACTATTCAGGCCACTGGCAAGGCAAATGCCACCGCACTCAAGATCGGCGCCGGCACGACGATGCTGGAAACCGTCAACAGCGGTACGATCGCGGCCACGGGCGGCGGGGATTCCGCCTATCAGGCTCGCGCGGTCTCGGTCGAGGCGGGGGCATCGATGCCGACTCTGCGCAACAGCGGGACGATCAGCGCCACGACGGCCGCCCTGGGCACGGCAACCGCAATTTACGACGCCTCTGGAACGCTCAAGCTGATCGAGAATAGCGGCGTCATCGGCGCAACCGGATCGACCGACGTGAACCGCAACATCGCCATTGACCTTCGCTCGGTGACGAGCGGCGCGACCATCAAGCAGCTGGTGGCGGCGACGGGCAAGACGGCGCCGTCCATCACCGGCGTCATCCTGCTCGGCAGCGGCAACGACCTGTTCGACCTGGCCGACGGGTCTTATGGTGGCAATGTCGACTTCGGCGCGGGCGACAACAAGTTCGCCCTGAGCGGAGATGCAGCCCAGGCCGGGGCAATCCGCTTCGGGAGCGGCGCCGATACATTGTCGCTTGCGGGCACCGCCAGGACCAATGGCGACGCCTTTTTCGGCACTGGCACCAATACCATGAGCCTCGCCGACAGTTCATCACATACCGGCCGCATTCAGTTCGAAGACGGTGCTGATACGCTCACTTTATCGGGGACCTCGAAGATCATCGGTGATGTCGATCTCGGCTTTGGCGCAGACACGCTGACGCTGGGCGCGGGCACTGCGATACGCGGCAATCTCTTCCGGGCAAGCGGCGCCGCGGCCAACATTTCCGGCCTGCTCGATCTTGCCAATACCGGCACGGTCGCTCTGTCCTCGCTCAACGTCACGGCGACCGGCATGATCGGCGTCAACATCAGCACTGCGCTGGGCAGTTCGACGACCTACGATGTTTCCGGCAACGCGACCTTTGCCGCCGGCTCCAAAGTGCTGGTGCGCCTCGACAGCGTCACCCGTGCACCCGGCGTCTACACCATCGTGCGTGCGGGCAGCATCACGGGTGGCAGCAATCTGGTCGCGAGCGACATGCTGTTGCCTTTCCTGTTTACCGGCAACCTGACCACCGACCCGTCCAACACGTCGATCAAGCTGACCATCGGGCGCAAGAGCGCGACACAGCTCGGCGTGACGAGCGGCTCGGCCGGCGCGCTGGACGCGGTCTTTGCGGTGATCGACAAGGATGCGAAGATTTCGTCGACGATCCTCGCGATCGGCGATGGTGAGACATTCCGTCAGCGCTATTCCAGCTTTCTGCCCGATTATGCCGGCGGCGTATTCGAATCGGTCACTCAGGCATCCCGCGCCACCGCCCGGTTCCTGCAGGATCCCAATCCGAACATTGCTGATATGGGGCAATGGGGCTTTTGGCTGCAGCAGGTTGCCTGGGGCACATCGAAGAATCTCGGTAAGAGCTCGGCCTATGACGTCACTGGTTATGGCATCAACGGGGGCTGGAGCTCGATCTGGGAGCGGCGGGGCGTGTCGGCGCCGGCGTGGCCTATCTGA
- a CDS encoding autotransporter outer membrane beta-barrel domain-containing protein, which translates to MAYLSGTDGDGSNDNEIQSSQYEAAIHWRVRWGGLAASARASAATINFDSVRRFDGVANNQEFNRTADGKWNGKLYSAAGALSYDVRVGKRLHLRPIAAIDYYRLTEQAHTETGGGDAFNLIVNKRKSDELAATGSVQLGYDFGSLDPEGTWMRLNLEGGRREIVGGSLGPTVARFSTGNSFTLTPEDRESGFIGRLGVSGGRGPFALTAEGSAEQQQGHAAIAFRLGLKIGM; encoded by the coding sequence GTGGCCTATCTGAGCGGTACCGATGGGGATGGCTCCAACGATAACGAAATCCAGTCGAGCCAGTATGAAGCGGCGATCCACTGGCGTGTGCGCTGGGGTGGACTGGCGGCCAGCGCCCGCGCTTCGGCCGCGACGATCAACTTCGACAGCGTGCGGCGCTTTGACGGCGTTGCCAACAATCAGGAGTTCAACCGCACTGCCGATGGCAAATGGAACGGCAAGCTCTATTCCGCCGCCGGCGCTCTGTCCTATGACGTCCGGGTCGGCAAACGGCTGCACCTCCGCCCGATCGCCGCGATCGATTATTACCGGCTGACCGAGCAGGCGCATACCGAAACGGGCGGTGGTGACGCGTTCAACCTGATCGTCAACAAGCGCAAGAGCGACGAACTGGCTGCGACCGGCTCGGTCCAGCTCGGTTATGATTTCGGCAGCCTCGATCCCGAGGGCACCTGGATGCGGCTCAATCTGGAAGGTGGCCGGCGCGAGATCGTCGGCGGATCGCTCGGCCCGACGGTCGCGCGCTTCTCGACCGGCAACAGCTTCACCTTGACCCCGGAAGACCGCGAAAGCGGCTTTATCGGCCGGCTCGGTGTCTCCGGCGGTCGCGGGCCGTTCGCCCTCACCGCCGAGGGGAGCGCGGAACAGCAGCAGGGCCATGCCGCCATTGCGTTCCGGCTCGGGTTGAAGATCGGCATGTGA
- a CDS encoding methyltransferase family protein, producing MFHDTALARATTADPRPTSAVSTGCGMAGLAGLLIWIALARYYNMDGPYAALVNVAACGVPMVLWSVLVDKVYLNPTTGIDWSSPKPWRETIDISLTKLAGLWVTWAAIALIYATERFYWQGNFAFSMWCFQMAAPVLFALSIPYVLWMDRRTIEPKDGAWALGAWLMGLKEPIEKEAIYNHLRGWGVKAFFLAFMLAIVPGGFGEFIRGDVSQVLRDPVALANWLITFMFLMDVAFATVGYILTFRPLDSHIRTATPYAAGWMSALICYPPFILMAENGPLDYHPGTSEWSVWFAGHPIILSLVGAVLVGLTAIYAWATIAFGFRFSNLTHRGILTHGPYAFSRHPAYLSKNLFWWISTIPFLTTGSLTDAVRATILLSAVSGVYYWRARTEERHLGLDPAYREYSAWMARNGLIPRFFAWAMGKAPPQK from the coding sequence ATGTTTCACGACACCGCCCTCGCGCGCGCCACCACGGCCGATCCGCGGCCGACATCCGCCGTCAGCACCGGGTGCGGTATGGCCGGTCTTGCCGGCCTGCTGATCTGGATCGCTCTGGCGCGCTATTACAATATGGACGGCCCCTATGCCGCACTGGTCAATGTTGCGGCATGCGGCGTACCGATGGTGCTATGGTCGGTGCTGGTCGACAAGGTTTACCTCAACCCAACCACCGGCATCGACTGGTCCTCGCCCAAGCCATGGCGCGAAACGATCGATATCAGCCTGACCAAGTTGGCCGGGCTATGGGTCACCTGGGCCGCGATCGCCCTTATCTACGCGACCGAACGATTCTACTGGCAGGGCAATTTCGCATTCTCGATGTGGTGCTTCCAGATGGCGGCACCTGTCTTGTTCGCCCTGTCGATACCCTATGTGCTGTGGATGGACCGCCGCACGATCGAACCGAAGGACGGTGCCTGGGCACTCGGCGCCTGGCTGATGGGCTTGAAAGAGCCGATCGAGAAGGAAGCGATCTACAATCATCTGCGCGGCTGGGGGGTGAAGGCATTCTTCCTCGCCTTCATGCTCGCGATCGTGCCCGGCGGCTTTGGCGAATTCATTCGCGGCGACGTCTCGCAGGTACTGCGCGACCCGGTCGCGCTCGCCAACTGGCTGATCACCTTCATGTTCCTGATGGATGTCGCCTTTGCGACGGTCGGCTATATCCTCACTTTCCGTCCGCTCGATTCGCATATCCGCACCGCGACGCCGTATGCCGCGGGCTGGATGAGCGCGCTGATCTGCTACCCGCCATTCATCCTGATGGCCGAAAATGGACCGCTCGATTATCATCCCGGCACGTCGGAATGGTCGGTCTGGTTCGCCGGACATCCGATCATCCTGAGCCTGGTCGGCGCGGTATTGGTCGGGCTGACTGCGATCTACGCTTGGGCGACGATCGCGTTCGGCTTCCGTTTTTCCAACCTGACGCATCGCGGTATCCTGACGCATGGGCCCTATGCCTTTTCGCGCCACCCGGCCTATCTGTCCAAGAATCTGTTCTGGTGGATCTCGACCATTCCGTTCCTGACCACCGGCAGCCTGACCGATGCGGTGCGTGCGACGATCCTGCTGAGCGCGGTTAGCGGCGTCTATTACTGGCGCGCACGGACCGAGGAACGGCATCTCGGCCTCGATCCGGCCTATCGGGAATATTCCGCCTGGATGGCGCGCAACGGCCTGATCCCGCGCTTCTTTGCCTGGGCGATGGGAAAAGCCCCGCCCCAGAAATAA